Proteins encoded in a region of the Cytophagia bacterium CHB2 genome:
- a CDS encoding phytanoyl-CoA dioxygenase family protein, translating into MNTRVTPEQIQAYQRDGYLILENFLTPAEVEEIIAAVSEAVNQMGKQKVAGEGNKDLVEGESFYDKVFVQRLNLWKINPTIKKYFLSPELGQMLCQLTGASGMRVWHDQTLQKQPWANPTAWHLDNPYWSFHSPQAISIWIALDEATLQNGCMYYLPGSHKLARYDNVDIGQNMDALFKYYPEFRNLEPVAAVMKPGTAGLHNGLTAHGAGPNMTPRWRRAMTCAYMPEGATFNGNQNILSKEQVAKLKVGDPLNDDSQNPLLWPKK; encoded by the coding sequence ATGAATACCAGAGTAACCCCTGAACAAATTCAAGCCTATCAACGCGACGGTTATTTGATTTTGGAGAATTTCTTGACGCCTGCAGAAGTGGAGGAAATCATCGCCGCGGTGTCGGAAGCCGTGAACCAAATGGGCAAGCAAAAAGTCGCCGGTGAGGGCAACAAGGATTTGGTCGAGGGCGAATCGTTCTACGACAAAGTATTCGTGCAGCGCCTGAATTTGTGGAAGATCAATCCCACCATTAAGAAATATTTTCTCAGCCCGGAGCTGGGCCAAATGCTGTGCCAGCTCACCGGCGCTTCAGGCATGCGGGTGTGGCACGATCAAACCCTGCAAAAGCAGCCCTGGGCCAACCCCACGGCCTGGCATCTCGACAACCCCTACTGGTCTTTTCACTCGCCGCAAGCGATCTCAATTTGGATCGCGCTCGATGAAGCGACTTTGCAAAACGGCTGCATGTACTATCTGCCAGGCTCGCACAAACTCGCACGCTACGACAATGTTGACATCGGGCAAAACATGGATGCCCTATTCAAATATTATCCCGAATTCAGAAACCTCGAGCCGGTGGCGGCTGTAATGAAGCCCGGCACCGCGGGCTTGCACAACGGTTTGACAGCGCACGGCGCCGGTCCCAATATGACGCCGCGCTGGCGCCGCGCCATGACCTGCGCCTACATGCCCGAGGGCGCGACCTTCAACGGCAATCAAAACATTCTATCGAAAGAACAGGTCGCCAAACTCAAAGTCGGCGATCCCCTGAATGACGACAGCCAGAACCCGCTGCTCTGGCCGAAAAAGTGA